ATAGGTCCCGATCAAATAATAGATCATCTTGAAAATCATATATACAAGTTTGACCACATTTCTATATTTGAATGTGGTCTTTTTTTGCTGTCAATGTAATTTGCTGAAAACTTCCTGTACAATATAATAAATATTTGTAATATGGCATACAGATGTCAAATTAAGCCTGATATACTGATGGAAAACAACATGAAAGGAGTATATGAACATGGATTATGAAGTAGTACAATTGGAAGCAAAAAAGTATGCTAAATTTATTGTTCGCGGTCACGTGCAAAAAGCAGTGGGGGAATTTTGGACAAAGCTTTGGGCTATGGACTTAGACAGAAAGTATTGCTGTGATTTTGAAGAATATCAAGGCGGCGAAGATATGGAGGATGCCGAAATACATATCTATATTTCTATTCATTAGAACTTTAGGGTAAGTAATGGATATTCTTAAACAATGAATTTTATTTACACATCTTTTTTGATTCATCATAATCAAATCCAAAATATGCTCCCATCATTGGATGAATGCCAATAGTGAGGGCTTTTTTGATTTGCTGAATGATATGAAATGATCATCGGAGGAAGTGTTTGACAATTCGTTGGAATATATGTTATAGAAGAAGGGAGGGGTTCCGGCTTTTGGATTTTTTTAAGGCTATGAACTATCTTCATAATTATGATTAAAAGAAAGAGCCCAGTATTTGTGGAGGGACAACATATGAATATCAGTAATTATAAGAAATATATTTCGGCAGAAACACTGATGGGTCCAAACTGTATCAGGATTCTTGGAGAATTATTCGACAAATATCCTTTGCAACTCACTTCAGATGATTTAGTCCTTGATTTGGGATGTGGAACGGGGTTGACGAGTCTTGTAATTGCAAAAGAGACAGGAGCAAAGGTTTATGCCAATGATCTCTGGGTAAGTGCAGAAGAAAATAGGAAACGATTTGCCGAATGGGGAATTGATGGACAGGTAACACCTGTTTGCGAAGATGCAAATAACTTACATTTTAAAGAAAGGCAATTCAATGCTTTGGTTAGCATCGATGCATATCATTATTTTGCAGGTGAGCCGGGCTTTTTCCAAGAAAAAATACTTCCATTTATAAAAGATGATGGAGTGATTTTAATCGGCATTCCTGGCATGAAGGATGAATATTCAGGTCGTTCCGAAGAACTTCTATCCGAATGGCTTGGAGAAGAAGCCTATATGTTTAAAAGCCCAAAACTCTGGGAAAAGCTTATTGGCAGCCATGACAGAATTGAATCAGTTGTAACATGGGAAATGGATTGCTTTGAAGAAGCATGGAATGAGTGGTTTGCAGTTGATAATGAATATGCACACGAGGACAGGCAATATTTTGAATCAATTATTAAGCCTTATACTTGCTTTGTTGGTATATATATATAAAGCTAAATTTATGAGTCTATTGTACTTAATGCTTCTATACCTGAATCAAGTGATATTGTCAGTGTCAGAGAATTCTTTGGATATCTCAACGAAATTACCTATTGTAAAAGATTCAATTGATATTGAAGAAAGTT
This portion of the Defluviitalea raffinosedens genome encodes:
- a CDS encoding GyrI-like domain-containing protein, translating into MDYEVVQLEAKKYAKFIVRGHVQKAVGEFWTKLWAMDLDRKYCCDFEEYQGGEDMEDAEIHIYISIH
- a CDS encoding SAM-dependent methyltransferase gives rise to the protein MNISNYKKYISAETLMGPNCIRILGELFDKYPLQLTSDDLVLDLGCGTGLTSLVIAKETGAKVYANDLWVSAEENRKRFAEWGIDGQVTPVCEDANNLHFKERQFNALVSIDAYHYFAGEPGFFQEKILPFIKDDGVILIGIPGMKDEYSGRSEELLSEWLGEEAYMFKSPKLWEKLIGSHDRIESVVTWEMDCFEEAWNEWFAVDNEYAHEDRQYFESIIKPYTCFVGIYI